Proteins encoded within one genomic window of Bradyrhizobium sp. CB1717:
- a CDS encoding FAD-binding oxidoreductase: MQSAIVLGGGMVGVGAALHLQRRGWAVTLVDRREPGRETSYGNAGMIQAEAVRPYPMPRDLSTLLKIATGRTNDVRYSLSSLHRHIEPLLRYWWHSAPKRHREAIVGWARLIGYATSEHDILIREAHADNLIRRAGYRALYRDAAALEQSIKDAEQDQREFGVNFRVLSGSELTKAEPILRDDLPGAIHWLDTWTVTDPGALVTAYAELFARLGGRIVLGDAQSLQQTTSGWSVDTDQGRIDAAHAVVTLGPWSPDLLYKFGYRIPLVRKRGYHMHYSGGASLDLPLVDKGGGYAMGPMARGIRITTGAELTGPDALATPVQLASAEASARELIDLGKRVEPDPWFGTRPCTPDMLPVLGQAPRHPGLWMNFGHGHQGFTLGPATGRLLAEIMSGEPPSIDPAPYRPERF, from the coding sequence ATGCAAAGCGCGATCGTTCTCGGCGGCGGCATGGTCGGTGTGGGTGCAGCGCTGCATCTGCAGCGGCGCGGCTGGGCCGTCACGCTCGTCGACCGCAGGGAGCCCGGCCGCGAGACCAGCTACGGCAATGCCGGGATGATCCAGGCGGAAGCCGTGCGCCCCTATCCGATGCCGCGCGACCTCTCCACACTGCTGAAGATCGCGACCGGCCGCACCAATGACGTGCGCTACAGCCTGTCCTCGCTTCATCGTCACATCGAGCCGCTGCTGCGCTACTGGTGGCATTCGGCGCCGAAGCGGCATCGCGAAGCCATCGTCGGCTGGGCGCGCTTGATCGGCTACGCCACGAGCGAGCACGACATCCTCATCCGCGAGGCCCACGCCGACAATCTGATACGCCGCGCCGGCTATCGCGCGCTCTATCGCGATGCCGCAGCCCTCGAGCAGTCGATCAAGGACGCGGAGCAAGACCAGCGCGAATTCGGCGTGAACTTTCGCGTGTTGTCGGGCAGCGAATTGACGAAGGCCGAGCCGATCCTGCGCGACGATCTGCCCGGCGCGATCCACTGGCTCGACACCTGGACCGTGACCGATCCCGGCGCGCTGGTCACGGCCTATGCCGAGCTGTTCGCGCGCCTCGGCGGCAGGATCGTGCTCGGTGATGCGCAGTCGCTGCAGCAGACCACGAGCGGCTGGTCGGTCGACACCGATCAGGGACGGATCGATGCGGCCCATGCCGTCGTGACACTCGGGCCATGGTCGCCCGATCTGTTGTACAAGTTCGGCTATCGCATCCCGCTGGTGCGCAAGCGCGGCTACCATATGCATTACAGCGGCGGCGCCTCGCTCGATCTGCCGCTCGTCGACAAGGGCGGCGGCTACGCCATGGGTCCAATGGCCAGGGGCATCCGCATCACCACCGGCGCCGAGCTGACCGGTCCGGATGCGCTCGCAACGCCCGTGCAGCTCGCCAGCGCCGAAGCCTCCGCACGCGAGCTGATCGATCTCGGCAAACGCGTCGAACCCGATCCGTGGTTCGGCACCCGCCCCTGCACGCCCGACATGCTGCCGGTGCTCGGACAGGCCCCGCGCCATCCCGGCCTCTGGATGAACTTTGGCCACGGCCATCAGGGCTTTACGCTCGGGC